The genomic stretch TGCAGCGCCCTGGTTCTGTGCAACAAGAGAGCCGGAGATAGCTACAAGTGCGTTGGAAAGCCCGACGCCAAATATGATTACATTATCGGTGTTTACTCCCTGACTAGTAATCATCTGGACATTGTCGCCGGTTGCAAGAAATGCAAGTCCTTTTTCGGTGTGCAGAAACCAAATCAGTATAGCAACGGCTACAACACAGATAGAAAAAAAGAGGGCAGGGGTGGAAATGTGCGGCAGCCAGCCTGTTGCTGCCATAAACCAATCTACAACAGTATCTTTGCCCAGCAGACTCATATTGGGACGCCCCATGACCCGAAGGTTGATGGAGTACAGAGCAATCATAGTCAGGATTGAAGCGAGCAGATGTAGAATCTTGAATTTGGTATTGAGTATGCCTGTGATGGCTCCAGCCAGAAAGCCGGCACATCCGGCAATAAAAATGGCCAGTACCGGTGAATAACCCGAGGTGATTGTTACCGCTGTAACAGCAGCTCCGAGTGGGAGGGTTCCATCAACAGTAAGGTCAGGAAAATCAAGTATTCTAAAGGTTAAATATACACCAATAACCATGAGCCCATAAGCAAACCCCTGTTCTAAGGCTCCAAACAATGCGTATGCTGTCATATTTTGGTCCCGTCGTTGGTATTGGTGGATATTTCAATTGTTCAGACTCAGGTCAAAACAAAAGAAAAAGGCGCGTTACAAACAACGCGCCTTGTATACTTATTGCGGAAAATACGCAAATATCACATCGAAGCTATTCAATGACCTTAGCTGCACGATCTACGGTAGGCTGAGGCAGAGTCACCCCCATGGAAGCAGCAGCTTTTTTGTTCACATGCAGGTTGAGGTCATGGAGGAATTCAACCGGCATATCGCTCGGATTAACTCCATCTACAAGAATCTTATAGGCCATGTCTCCGGTTTGGAGTCCCATCTTGTAGTAGTCGACCGCAACAGCAGCTATGGCACCGCGAGCAACGGAATCAACATCGCCAACAATCAGGGGCAGACGGTTTTGGCGGCAGACCTTGACGGCGGATTCAATGGCGGAAACAACCGTGTTATCTGTCGGAATGTAAATGGCATTCACGCGCCCGATAAGGCTTTTTGCTGCCTGATACACTCCACTGGAGTTAGCGATGGTCGCTTCCTCAACGTTCAGGCCTGCTTTTGCCGCTTCTTCTTTGAGTTTCTCGACCAAGACAACGGAGTTGGGTTCACCAGCGTTGTATATAACGCCAATTGATTCAGCGCCGGGAACGATCTCTTTAATCAGGCCCACATGTTTGTCCATTGGGCTGAAGTCAGACATACCGGTGATGTTCGTACCATCTGTGTTGTCCAGATTCTTAACAAGTCCGGCAGAAACAGGATCGGTAACACCTGTGAATAGAATAGGAATATTCTTGATCTTTTGAGCAGAGGCTTGAGCCCCAGGGGTGGCGATAGCCAGTACCAGATCAGGCTGTTCCCCCAACATCTGGCTGACGATCTGGGTATTGGTAGCCGGATTGCCTTGCGCAATATGAATATTGGCTTTGACCTCGACACCTTTCTCCTTCAACCTATCCAACACTCCATTACGAAGCGCATCGAGTGCAGGGTGTTCAACGATTTGGGTGACGCTGATCGTATATACTTTTCCAGCAAAGGCACTGGAGCACATGGCAACCAATGCGAACATAACAAGCAAAATCTTTTTCATTTGGAACTCCTCTCTTTTTTAGTCGAAAAATATTGCATGTTGAGAAGTGGGTTCACTTCCTTGGACCAGTCAGCGGCGAATTTAAGGTGGACAGTTTCATAGGCTACGCCGCCTTGTGGGGCCAAGCCAGAGGGGGTACCCCCTCTGGCTTGGGGCCTTCCTGATATATCTCCATCGGCTTTCTGCCGTCAAACGCCTTGTGTGGGCGGCGGTTGTTGTAGAAATCGATCCACCAGGCCAGGGCCTGCCGCAACTCGCTTCCCGTTTCCAATTCCCGCAGATACACGCATTCGTATTTCAGTGATCGCCACAGGCGTTCGATCATGACGTTGTCCATCCAGCGGCCGCGGCCGTCCATGGAGATGCGGGCTCCGGCTTCCCGGAGCGTCCGTGTGAACTCGTAGCTCGTAAACTGCGAGCCTTGGTCCGTGTTGAAGATTTCGGGCACGCCGTAGCGGTTCAGGGCCTCCTCCAGGGCGGACACGCAGAAGTCCGCTTCCATGGTGTTCGACAGCCGCCAGGAGAGCACCGCGCGGCTGTGCCAGTCCATGATCGCCACGAGGTACAGGAAGCCCCGCTTCATCGGGATGTACGTGATGTCGGCGCACCACACCTGGTTCGGCCTCGTGATCGCCTTGCCGCGCAGCAGATACGGATACGTCTTGTGCTGCGGATGAGGCTGGCTGGTTCGCGGCTTCTGATAGACCGCCATCAACCCCATCTTGCGCATGAGCCGCCGGACGCGATTGCGCCCGAGTTGATGGCCCTCATCGCGCAGGATGTTGCGCATCTGCCGGGAGCCGAAGAACGGCAACTCCAGGAACAACTCGTCGATGCGCTTCATGAGCGCCAAGTTGGACGCGGACTCGCCGATCGGCTGGTAATAGTACGTTGAGCGGTGCAGCTTGAGGATTTCGCACTGCCGTCGAACACTGAGCATCGGATGC from Pseudodesulfovibrio profundus encodes the following:
- a CDS encoding ABC transporter permease — translated: MTAYALFGALEQGFAYGLMVIGVYLTFRILDFPDLTVDGTLPLGAAVTAVTITSGYSPVLAIFIAGCAGFLAGAITGILNTKFKILHLLASILTMIALYSINLRVMGRPNMSLLGKDTVVDWFMAATGWLPHISTPALFFSICVVAVAILIWFLHTEKGLAFLATGDNVQMITSQGVNTDNVIIFGVGLSNALVAISGSLVAQNQGAADVNMGVGTIIAGLASVIIGETIFGNKTIARALIAALLGSVMYRVAIALALGLKLGDFSFTPSDLNLITALLVVTALVMPQMKKRFMAGR
- a CDS encoding IS3 family transposase (programmed frameshift); the encoded protein is MSRKRRNFTAEFKTRVALDALSGEHTLSELASRYGVHPNQVSQWKKQAKEQIVAGFAGKAQKTQQSDEARIKELHAKIGQLTVEKDFLQQAFKDMSCERRRDIVDKGHPMLSVRRQCEILKLHRSTYYYQPIGESASNLALMKRIDELFLELPFFGSRQMRNILRDEGHQLGRNRVRRLMRKMGLMAVYQKPRTSQPHPQHKTYPYLLRGKAITRPNQVWCADITYIPMKRGFLYLVAIMDWHSRAVLSWRLSNTMEADFCVSALEEALNRYGVPEIFNTDQGSQFTSYEFTRTLREAGARISMDGRGRWMDNVMIERLWRSLKYECVYLRELETGSELRQALAWWIDFYNNRRPHKAFDGRKPMEIYQEGPKPEGVPPLAWPHKAA
- a CDS encoding ABC transporter substrate-binding protein; this translates as MKKILLVMFALVAMCSSAFAGKVYTISVTQIVEHPALDALRNGVLDRLKEKGVEVKANIHIAQGNPATNTQIVSQMLGEQPDLVLAIATPGAQASAQKIKNIPILFTGVTDPVSAGLVKNLDNTDGTNITGMSDFSPMDKHVGLIKEIVPGAESIGVIYNAGEPNSVVLVEKLKEEAAKAGLNVEEATIANSSGVYQAAKSLIGRVNAIYIPTDNTVVSAIESAVKVCRQNRLPLIVGDVDSVARGAIAAVAVDYYKMGLQTGDMAYKILVDGVNPSDMPVEFLHDLNLHVNKKAAASMGVTLPQPTVDRAAKVIE